The region CACTGCCAGCAATGTGATGTGAGTTTGACTTATCATAAACATAAAAATCAATTACGTTGTCATTATTGTGGTTATTCTATTGCTAAACCAACTAATTGCCATAATTGTTCCAGTATTGATTTAACAACAAAAGGATTTGGAACTGAACAAATAGAACAGGAGTTATCTTCCATTTTTCCAAAGGCTAAAATTGGAAGAATGGATCAGGATACAACCCGGGGTAAATTTGGTTTTGAAAAAATTATCGATACTTTTAAAAATAGGGAGATTGATGTTTTGGTTGGAACGCAGATGCTGGCAAAAGGCTTGGATTTTGATAATGTGAGTCTGGTTGGAATTATGAATGCAGATAATATGTTGCACCATCCTGATTTCAGAGCTTTTGAACGCAGTTTTCAAATGATGACGCAGGTTGCAGGAAGAGCAGGAAGATCTGAAAAACAAGGAAAAGTAGTGATTCAGACTTACAATCCAAATCATAATACCATTCAGCAGGTTACCAACCATAATTATATAGGTATGTATAAGGAGCAGTTATACGATCGTCAAATCTATAAATACCCACCTTATTTCAGAATTATAAAACTGACTTTGAAACATCGTGATTACGATAAACTTAAAGAAGGTTCTATGTGGCTGTATCAGGTTTTGAGCCAGAACTTAGGGATTCCGGTTTTAGGGCCGGAAGAGCCTGCAATAAGCAGAATTAGAAATGAATATATTAGAAGTATCTTAATTAAGATTCCTCACAATCAGCATTTAGGGAATACAAAAAAAACTATCCAGAAAATGCTGAATAGTTTTGAAGCTGTGGCTCAGTACAGAGCTATAAAAGTTGTTGTTAATGTAGATTTTTATTAACTGTAATTAAGAAGGAGTAGAAAGTGCTTTTACTAAATCTTCTTTTTTATTGCGGCTTAAAGGTATTTTTGTAATACCTATTTCGGCAAATTTACTATTAAAACGTTCTACCTTATCTATATTAATAATGTATGATTTGTGAACACGAATGAATTTGTCTTTTGATAAATCATTCTCAAAAGATTTCATTGTAGATAACACTAAGTTGCTGTCGTCTTCTGTTACGACTCTCACATAATCACCAAAAGCCTCAATCCATTTTATTTTTGAAGTGAAGATTTTAAGCTTTTTTAAATTACTTTTGATGAAGATATGTTCGCCTTCTTCTTCTTTGACATCTTTTTTAAGCAAATGCATATCGATTGCTCTTTTGACTGAAGCATTGAAACGGTCAACAGCAATTGGCTTCTGAAGATAATCAGTAGCATCGTAATCAAAAGCTTTTAAAGCATATTCTGCTTTAGAAGTGATAAATATAATTTGCGGTTTTGATTTTAGTCCGTCAAGGAAATCAAAACCATTGATAACAGGCATTTCTATATCAAGAAATATTAGGTCAATATTATTTAAGGAGATACAACTTTTTGCTTCAATTGCATTGGAAAAGTCACCAATTAAATGCAGGCCTGGGTGATTATTAACCAATTTGGCAATAATTGTCCTCTGTATAGAACTATCATCTACAACAACACAATTTAGTTTCATAACATGTCAATTTAAAATAAATTCAGGATAGCAGTAGTAAATGTATTGTTTTTTTTGGAAAAAAAACTAAAATGAACGCATATTTTTTGCATTATGACGAATAAAAGAAAAAAAGAGTTGTTTATTTAAATTTAATGATTACTTTTGCACCCAATTTTAACAAATAAATATTGTATTTATGAATCATTATGAAACTGTTTTCATTTTAAATCCCGTTTTATCTGAGGTTCAGGTGAAGGAAACAGTAACGAAATTTGAAGAATTTCTTACTAGTAGAGGAGCTGAAATGGTATCGAAAGAGGATTGGGGTCTTAAAAAAATGGCTTACGAAATCCAAAACAAAAAAAGTGGTTTTTACCATTTATTCGAATTCAAAGTAGCTGGAGAAGTTCTTTTAGCTTTTGAAACTGAATTCAGACGTGATGAAAGAGTTATGCGTTTCTTAACTGTAAGTTTAGATAAACATGCTATTTCATGGGCGGAGAGAAGAAGAGCTAAATTAAAATCTACTAAAGCGTAATTATTATGTCTACAATTGAGCAATCTGCAAAAGGAAAAAAAGACGGAGATATCAGATATTTAACGCCTTTAAACATTGAAACTAACAAAACTAAAAAGTATTGCCGTTTCAAAAAATCTGGAATCAAATACATCGATTATAAAGATGCTGATTTCTTATTGAAATTTGTTAATGAGCAAGGAAAAATTCTTCCTCGTCGTTTAACTGGAACTTCATTAAAATACCAAAGAAAAGTTTCTGTAGCTGTAAAAAGAGCTCGTCACTTAGCTTTAATGCCATACGTGGCCGATTTATTAAAATAATTAAAAACTCTAGTCGCTGGTTTCTGTTACCTCAGAACCTAACTTCTAAAATATAAGGACAACAACATGGAACTTATTTTAAAACAAGACGTACAAAACTTAGGATTTAAAGATGATGTAGTATCTGTAAAACCTGGTTACGGTCGTAACTTTTTAATTCCTCAGGGATTTGCAATTTTAGCAACTCCTTCTGCTAAAAAAGTTTTAGCTGAAAACCTAAAACAAAGAGCACACAAAGAAGCTAAAATTGTTGCTGATGCTAAATCTTTAGCTGAAGCTATTAAAGCTCTTGAAATTAAAATTAGCGCAAAAGCTGGTGGAGAGAAACTTTTTGGTTCTATCACTAACATTGATATCGCTGAAGCTTTAGAGAAATCTGGAAATGCTATCGATAGAAAATTCATCACTAGCGGTATCGTTAAACGTACTGGAAAATACAATGCAAGCATCCGTTTACACAGAGATGTAATCGTTGAATTACCATACGAAATCGTTGCTGAAAAGTAATAGTTTTATTCGCTATATAAAAATCCCGATGAAAATCGGGATTTTTTTGTTTTATCTAATTTTAGAATTTTTTGTACTCCAATAAATCTAAAATCTAAAATCTAAAAATTAATGAAATACGCAAGACTAACAAAAGAGCAGTTTGATGAATTGCATGCTGAATTTGCAAGTTTTTTAGCCACTCAGGCAATAGATAGAAAAGAATGGGAAGAGCTTAAAGAGAATAAGCCAGAAGTAGCAGAACAGGAGCTGGATGTGTTCTCAGATCTGATTTGGGAAGGAGTATTGTCCAGAGCAGAGTATTTAGAGCATTTTTCGAAAAATCATATCTTTTTGTTTCATTGTTTTGATGCTTACATACAATCAATTGTTTTAAAATCTCTTTCTGCTGAAACTGATTTTTTAACTAAAGAAGGACTTCAGTGGTTAAGTGATAATATGTTTACAGATAATATTGAAATGAAAGTAGGCAAGAAGGTATTTGCTGACGAAAGAAATACTTCGATTTTTGAATTGATTAAACAAGGAGCATTTTTAAGCGACGGACAATTATTTAATCAAATTAATACCATTATTGAGTCGTAATTAGTCTTACGGCATTTTTTAAAAGGCAAACAGTTTAATGTTAATTGTTTGCCTTTTTTATTGTTTTTTAACTTTTGTTTAAGTTTGTTTTGATTTTCTTCCAGGTATTTCTACGTGTTTCCTTCTAATTTTTCAAAGTTTTGGCAAATTGTTTTCGAGTGTGCTTTTTTTAGTGCATTTGGTCTGGATTACGGATAATTTTGTCGATAAAATTTTATTTAATGTAGGATTATACTTTGTTTTTTGATATTTAACATTTTTTGTTGAACTTTTATTTAAGAAAATTTTTACCGCTTAATTTTGTTAAAATAGTAGGTTTTTCTGATGTTTTCGAGGCTTGTTAAAATTTGGTTTTGGATTTAAGAGAAAAATTATAGGAATTTTATCCTTGTTTTCTGTTTTGGATTTTTTTAATTTTAATATAGAAAAGTTAAACAAAGTTTTGTTTGTACTTTTTTCCAAAACCAAATTATAACCTATAATAAGTCTGCGTATGGAATTGACAATTACTTTTATCAATTTTATTTTAGCTTTATTTTTTGTTCTATTAAGCTTAATTCATCTCAATGATGGATATAATCGTTATTCGATTTCTAAAATTATTTTTTTACCCAAAGTTTTATTTTTCAAGCTTTTGTTTTTTGTGGATCCTGCTCGGCGGATTTATGAAAAACAGCAAAGCTGTTTGTGCTGATATAAACGAGTTCAGATCTTAGGTTTTATTCTTGAGTATTTTGAGAAAGACTAATCAACTTTCTTTAAAAAATTGAACCTAACTATATAAAAGAGAATTTCCCCAATTCTACGTCAACTAAAAATTTTCATTATGAAAATTAGACCTGCAACAAATCACTCCTCTGAGAAAATTGACTACAATCAATTTTTCTCGCAAAAGACTGAACAATTTTTACCTCAGAGAGGTAAGGTTTGTTCTCTGGCATATTTTGCTATGCCGAATTCAACATAATATTTTTTTAACGAAACTTAATTAGCAGACCTTATCTTAGGTTTAAAGATTTTGTTTTAACTGTTTGATTTTTAATTGATTGTTTAATTGCGTAGGTGCGTGCACTTACTGCAAGAGGTGTTTTATTGTCCATTTTCTAATCTTCCAAATTATGAAAAAAAACTTTACTTTTTGTAATCTCAAGTATCAAATGAGATTATTAGGACTTTTAACTTTATTCTTTTTATGCAATAATGCATTCTCTCAGACTATTTGTAGACCTGTGTCTCAGACCAATAGTACAGGAGGAGGGCTTTTGTGTTTAGGAGTAGATGTTAATAGTCCTGCCAACGCTTACGATAGCGCTGGCTTATCCACGTATGCGACCTTAACAAATGGTGTTGCGGTTCTTGGGTGTTTTGCAGAAGAAACATTGACTTTAAACCAAACAGCCCGGGCGGGTGACCAAGTTGCAATATATTTTGGTACAGGTAACGGATTGCTTGATTTAACTTTGTTATCAAGTGCAACGGTTCAAGCTAAAAATTCTGGGACTAATGTAGGTTCGAGTGTAGCTTTAAACAGTCCGCTTTTAAATTTAAATTTATTAAGCGGTAATACTGTTGCTGTTGCAAAATTTCCTATCACAGGTGATACCAACCAAATTCAAATTCAAGTTGGAGGTGGTTTGATAGCTCTTTTGACAAGTTTGAGGCTTTATGATGTTAGGTTAGAATTTGCGCAACCAACTGTAACGGGTGGTTTATCACAAACTGTTTGTGCCGGAATTCCAACTACTCTTACCGCAACACCCGCGGCAGGTACTACGTTGGCATGGTATAGTTCTGAGTTTTCTACCACAGCTTTAGCAGTAGGAAATACCTATACTACTCCTGCTTTAACATCAAATACTACATATTATATAGGAATAACCAGAGCTGCGGGTTGCGAAGGAAATG is a window of Flavobacterium crocinum DNA encoding:
- a CDS encoding DUF6495 family protein; protein product: MKYARLTKEQFDELHAEFASFLATQAIDRKEWEELKENKPEVAEQELDVFSDLIWEGVLSRAEYLEHFSKNHIFLFHCFDAYIQSIVLKSLSAETDFLTKEGLQWLSDNMFTDNIEMKVGKKVFADERNTSIFELIKQGAFLSDGQLFNQINTIIES
- a CDS encoding LytR/AlgR family response regulator transcription factor, which gives rise to MKLNCVVVDDSSIQRTIIAKLVNNHPGLHLIGDFSNAIEAKSCISLNNIDLIFLDIEMPVINGFDFLDGLKSKPQIIFITSKAEYALKAFDYDATDYLQKPIAVDRFNASVKRAIDMHLLKKDVKEEEGEHIFIKSNLKKLKIFTSKIKWIEAFGDYVRVVTEDDSNLVLSTMKSFENDLSKDKFIRVHKSYIINIDKVERFNSKFAEIGITKIPLSRNKKEDLVKALSTPS
- the rpsF gene encoding 30S ribosomal protein S6 yields the protein MNHYETVFILNPVLSEVQVKETVTKFEEFLTSRGAEMVSKEDWGLKKMAYEIQNKKSGFYHLFEFKVAGEVLLAFETEFRRDERVMRFLTVSLDKHAISWAERRRAKLKSTKA
- the rplI gene encoding 50S ribosomal protein L9, with the translated sequence MELILKQDVQNLGFKDDVVSVKPGYGRNFLIPQGFAILATPSAKKVLAENLKQRAHKEAKIVADAKSLAEAIKALEIKISAKAGGEKLFGSITNIDIAEALEKSGNAIDRKFITSGIVKRTGKYNASIRLHRDVIVELPYEIVAEK
- the rpsR gene encoding 30S ribosomal protein S18 — its product is MSTIEQSAKGKKDGDIRYLTPLNIETNKTKKYCRFKKSGIKYIDYKDADFLLKFVNEQGKILPRRLTGTSLKYQRKVSVAVKRARHLALMPYVADLLK